The following coding sequences lie in one Musa acuminata AAA Group cultivar baxijiao chromosome BXJ1-8, Cavendish_Baxijiao_AAA, whole genome shotgun sequence genomic window:
- the LOC103995682 gene encoding probable anion transporter 6 isoform X1 has translation MARMLFPKRYIIVLLTFICTNVCYIERIGFSIAYTSAANAAGVDQSIKGLILSVFYYGYALSQIPGGWVAQHIGGRRVLLMSFVLWSLICAVVPLDPNLVTVLVVARLLVGVAQGFIFPSIHTVLAQWVPPFERSRSVSLTTSGMYLGAASGMLLLPSLVKYKGPQSVFLAEAALGAIWTFLWFKFASDAPRSDHSKATSAGFGHVSLPITKSEDNKVGLQKTIMQNGSVHVAKIPWKSITFSLPIWAIVVNSFTFHYALYVLMNWLPTYFELGLKQSLQEMGSSKMLPYLNMFIFSNIGGTAADYLITRRILSVTKTRKFLNTLGFLVASVALMVLPSFRSSTGAVFCSSIALGSLALGRAGFAVNHMDVAPKYAGIVMGISNTAGTLAGVVGVGVTGRILDAAKNANVDLSSSESWKPVFFLPGCFCIVSSFIFLIFSTGERIF, from the coding sequence ATGGCAAGAATGTTGTTTCCGAAAAGGTACATTATTGTCCTTCTGACCTTCATATGTACAAATGTTTGCTATATCGAGAGAATAGGCTTCTCCATTGCTTATACTTCAGCTGCAAATGCCGCCGGCGTGGATCAATCAATCAAGGGCTTGATCCTTTCGGTATTCTATTATGGGTATGCCCTGTCACAAATACCTGGTGGTTGGGTAGCACAGCATATAGGCGGAAGGCGTGTTCTGCTCATGTCCTTTGTATTGTGGTCTCTGATATGTGCTGTGGTTCCACTAGACCCTAATCTTGTCACTGTACTAGTCGTAGCTCGCCTTCTTGTTGGGGTGGCACAAGGTTTTATTTTCCCTTCTATTCACACAGTTCTGGCGCAATGGGTCCCACCTTTCGAGCGTTCCCGTTCTGTATCACTAACAACTTCAGGGATGTATCTTGGTGCAGCAAGTGGTATGCTGCTTCTTCCAAGTCTGGTAAAATACAAGGGTCCCCAGTCAGTATTTTTGGCTGAAGCTGCATTGGGTGCCATTTGGAcctttctttggttcaaatttgcTAGTGATGCACCCCGTTCAGATCATTCTAAAGCTACATCTGCTGGTTTTGGGCATGTCTCATTGCCAATTACAAAGTCTGAAGACAACAAGGTGGGCTTGCAGAAGACCATTATGCAAAATGGTTCTGTCCATGTTGCTAAAATTCCATGGAAATCAATTACATTCAGTTTACCTATATGGGCAATAGTTGTGAATAGCTTCACATTCCACTATGCGTTATATGTGCTGATGAATTGGTTACCGACATACTTTGAGCTTGGCCTTAAGCAAAGTCTTCAGGAAATGGGATCTTCCAAGATGCTGCCTTACCTTAATATGTTTATATTTTCCAACATAGGTGGAACTGCGGCAGACTATCTGATCACTAGAAGGATCTTATCTGTGACTAAGACCCGCAAGTTTCTGAACACACTTGGATTTTTGGTTGCTTCTGTTGCCTTGATGGTCCTTCCGTCGTTCAGAAGCTCCACAGGGGCAGTATTTTGTTCTTCAATCGCTCTTGGTTCGCTGGCACTAGGAAGGGCTGGGTTTGCAGTGAATCACATGGATGTAGCTCCGAAGTACGCAGGTATCGTCATGGGAATCTCTAACACTGCAGGAACTTTGGCTGGCGTGGTTGGTGTTGGCGTTACAGGAAGGATCCTGGATGCTGCAAAGAATGCTAATGTTGATCTTTCAAGTTCTGAAAGTTGGAAACCAGTTTTCTTCCTTCCAGGATGCTTTTGCATCGTCAGTTCcttcatatttttaatattctcGACAGGAGAAAGAATTTTTTAG
- the LOC103995682 gene encoding probable anion transporter 6 isoform X2, with protein sequence MSFVLWSLICAVVPLDPNLVTVLVVARLLVGVAQGFIFPSIHTVLAQWVPPFERSRSVSLTTSGMYLGAASGMLLLPSLVKYKGPQSVFLAEAALGAIWTFLWFKFASDAPRSDHSKATSAGFGHVSLPITKSEDNKVGLQKTIMQNGSVHVAKIPWKSITFSLPIWAIVVNSFTFHYALYVLMNWLPTYFELGLKQSLQEMGSSKMLPYLNMFIFSNIGGTAADYLITRRILSVTKTRKFLNTLGFLVASVALMVLPSFRSSTGAVFCSSIALGSLALGRAGFAVNHMDVAPKYAGIVMGISNTAGTLAGVVGVGVTGRILDAAKNANVDLSSSESWKPVFFLPGCFCIVSSFIFLIFSTGERIF encoded by the coding sequence ATGTCCTTTGTATTGTGGTCTCTGATATGTGCTGTGGTTCCACTAGACCCTAATCTTGTCACTGTACTAGTCGTAGCTCGCCTTCTTGTTGGGGTGGCACAAGGTTTTATTTTCCCTTCTATTCACACAGTTCTGGCGCAATGGGTCCCACCTTTCGAGCGTTCCCGTTCTGTATCACTAACAACTTCAGGGATGTATCTTGGTGCAGCAAGTGGTATGCTGCTTCTTCCAAGTCTGGTAAAATACAAGGGTCCCCAGTCAGTATTTTTGGCTGAAGCTGCATTGGGTGCCATTTGGAcctttctttggttcaaatttgcTAGTGATGCACCCCGTTCAGATCATTCTAAAGCTACATCTGCTGGTTTTGGGCATGTCTCATTGCCAATTACAAAGTCTGAAGACAACAAGGTGGGCTTGCAGAAGACCATTATGCAAAATGGTTCTGTCCATGTTGCTAAAATTCCATGGAAATCAATTACATTCAGTTTACCTATATGGGCAATAGTTGTGAATAGCTTCACATTCCACTATGCGTTATATGTGCTGATGAATTGGTTACCGACATACTTTGAGCTTGGCCTTAAGCAAAGTCTTCAGGAAATGGGATCTTCCAAGATGCTGCCTTACCTTAATATGTTTATATTTTCCAACATAGGTGGAACTGCGGCAGACTATCTGATCACTAGAAGGATCTTATCTGTGACTAAGACCCGCAAGTTTCTGAACACACTTGGATTTTTGGTTGCTTCTGTTGCCTTGATGGTCCTTCCGTCGTTCAGAAGCTCCACAGGGGCAGTATTTTGTTCTTCAATCGCTCTTGGTTCGCTGGCACTAGGAAGGGCTGGGTTTGCAGTGAATCACATGGATGTAGCTCCGAAGTACGCAGGTATCGTCATGGGAATCTCTAACACTGCAGGAACTTTGGCTGGCGTGGTTGGTGTTGGCGTTACAGGAAGGATCCTGGATGCTGCAAAGAATGCTAATGTTGATCTTTCAAGTTCTGAAAGTTGGAAACCAGTTTTCTTCCTTCCAGGATGCTTTTGCATCGTCAGTTCcttcatatttttaatattctcGACAGGAGAAAGAATTTTTTAG
- the LOC135588727 gene encoding amino acid permease 3-like has translation MSKMGENGAANCHQHVALAPVEVSVELGFQHGASKCFDDDGRLKRTGTVWTASAHIITAVIGSGVLSLAWAIGQLGWVAGPAVMLLFSFVTFYTSALLADCYRSGDPVTGRRNYTYMDAVQANLNGIKVKICGYLQYLNIVGVAIGYTIAASISMVAIKRSNCFNKEGDDSPCHVNSNPYMIMFGVAEIVLSQIPDFDQISWLSILAAIMSFTYSSIGLVLGIVQVIQNGGIKGSLTGISIGTVSQMDKIWRSLQAFGDIAFAYSYSIILIEIQDTIKSSPSSEAKVMKKATLTSVTVTTIFYMLCGCMGYAAFGDLAPGNLLTGFGFYNPYWLLDIANAAIVIHLVGAYQVYCQPLFAFIEKWTHKTWPKSEFITKEIQVPIASGRCYNLNLFRLTWRTVFVIVTTVVSMLLPFFNDVVGFLGAIGFWPLTVYFPVEMYIVQKKIPKWSTRWVCLQLLSLACLVITVASAAGSVAGVVSDLKVYRPFKSS, from the exons ATGTCTAAG ATGGGGGAGAATGGCGCTGCCAATTGCCACCAGCACGTAGCTTTGGCACCTGTGGAGGTGTCCGTGGAGCTCGGCTTCCAACATGGAGCTTCGAAATGTTTCGACGATGATGGCCGTCTCAAGAGGACTG GGACCGTGTGGACTGCAAGCGCGCACATCATAACGGCGGTGATCGGCTCCGGCGTGCTGTCCTTGGCTTGGGCAATTGGTCAGCTCGGATGGGTTGCAGGCCCTGCTGTCATGCTCCTCTTCTCCTTTGTGACATTCTACACCTCTGCCCTACTCGCTGACTGCTACCGCTCTGGTGATCCCGTCACCGGCAGGCGGAACTACACCTACATGGATGCGGTCCAGGCTAATTTAA ATGGGATCAAGGTCAAGATATGCGGCTACCTCCAGTACCTCAATATCGTCGGAGTTGCCATCGGATACACGATCGCAGCTTCCATTAGTATGGT GGCAATAAAGAGGTCCAACTGTTTCAACAAGGAGGGAGACGACAGCCCCTGTCATGTAAACAGCAATCCTTACATGATCATGTTCGGCGTGGCGGAGATTGTCTTGTCTCAGATCCCTGACTTCGACCAGATCTCGTGGCTCTCCATTCTCGCCGCCATCATGTCCTTCACGTACTCCTCCATCGGTCTGGTTCTCGGCATCGTCCAAGTGATCC AAAACGGAGGAATTAAAGGCAGTCTCACCGGCATAAGCATCGGAACCGTGAGCCAGATGGACAAAATCTGGCGTAGCCTGCAAGCCTTCGGCGACATCGCCTTCGCCTACTCCTACTCCATCATCCTGATCGAAATCCAG GACACCATAAAGTCTTCGCCATCATCGGAAGCCAAGGTGATGAAGAAGGCAACGCTCACCAGCGTGACGGTGACCACCATCTTCTACATGCTCTGTGGGTGCATGGGCTACGCCGCGTTCGGGGACTTGGCCCCCGGCAACCTCCTCACCGGATTCGGCTTCTACAACCCCTACTGGCTCCTCGACATCGCCAACGCCGCCATCGTCATCCACCTCGTCGGCGCCTACCAGGTCTACTGCCAGCCGCTCTTCGCGTTCATCGAGAAGTGGACTCACAAGACGTGGCCCAAGTCGGAGTTCATCACCAAGGAGATCCAGGTGCCGATCGCCTCCGGCAGATGCTACAACCTCAACCTCTTCAGACTGACATGGCGCACCGTGTTCGTGATCGTGACCACCGTCGTCTCCATGCTCCTGCCGTTCTTCAACGACGTGGTCGGCTTCCTCGGCGCGATCGGCTTCTGGCCGCTGACCGTATACTTCCCCGTAGAGATGTACATTGTCCAGAAGAAGATCCCCAAGTGGAGCACGAGGTGGGTATGCCTACAGTTGCTGAGCCTGGCTTGCCTTGTCATCACGGTGGCTTCCGCCGCCGGATCAGTCGCCGGCGTCGTGAGCGATCTCAAGGTTTACCGGCCATTCAAGTCAAGTTAA
- the LOC103995680 gene encoding cytochrome P450 71A1, whose amino-acid sequence MCSGRSTMLSSSLLFALLLLLVLLGTKRAFSKKRRLPPSPPKLPLLGHLLQLGSLPHRSLSALSEKHGPLMLLHFGHVPTLVVSSADMAEEVMRTHDTSFASRPDLKPVRTILYDTHDVGFAPFGDYWRHTRKLCTIHLLSGKRVKSYRALRQEEVAFMMQKISRASLSSTSGFIDMSKVINSFVTDIVGRVVSGTSFRAADRCQLFSKLIDDNGVAFRELCVEELFPSLGFLDGILGLNPTAKKVAKEWDVALNEMIQDHVERLNRDEVQERDFVDELLDVVDKPEKDFCLTMKQMKAILWDMFSAGVEASFTALEWAMAELVRHPETLKKLQDEVRGLAAGKDMVKEDETHDMVYLKAVLKEVLRVHPPTPLLLPRESIEDCQIQGYHVPKKTRVLINAWAIGRDPKHWDAPEEFRPERFMSSDLDFKGKNFEFTPFGSGRRICPGMQLAVATLEVALANLVHQFDWELPLGMTRDEFDMTESPGLTARKKEPLHLVAKPWGQIPLE is encoded by the exons ATGTGCTCAGGGCGATCGACAATGCTTTCGTCTTCGCTCCTCtttgccctcctcctcctcctggtgCTCCTCGGCACCAAGCGAGCCTTCTCCAAGAAGCGACGGCTTCCGCCTTCTCCGCCCAAGCTGCCGCTGCTCGGCCACCTCCTCCAGCTCGGCTCCCTGCCTCATCGCTCCCTCTCCGCCCTCTCCGAGAAGCATGGACCGCTCATGCTGCTGCATTTCGGCCATGTCCCCACCCTCGTGGTCTCGTCGGCCGACATGGCCGAAGAGGTCATGAGAACTCATGACACCTCCTTCGCCAGTCGGCCGGACCTGAAGCCGGTCAGAACCATACTCTACGATACCCATGACGTGGGTTTCGCCCCCTTTGGCGATTACTGGAGACACACCAGGAAGCTCTGCACCATCCACCTCCTGAGTGGCAAAAGGGTGAAGTCGTATCGGGCTCTGCGACAGGAGGAGGTGGCCTTCATGATGCAAAAGATCTCTCGGGCTTCTCTTTCCTCGACGTCCGGCTTCATCGACATGTCCAAGGTGATCAACTCTTTCGTCACTGATATCGTCGGCAGAGTCGTCTCAGGGACAAGCTTCAGAGCCGCCGATAGATGTCAGCTATTCAGCAAACTGATCGACGACAACGGCGTCGCGTTCCGTGAGCTCTGCGTCGAGGAACTCTTCCCCTCGTTGGGATTCTTGGATGGAATCCTCGGGTTGAACCCTACCGCCAAAAAGGTCGCCAAGGAATGGGATGTTGCTCTGAATGAGATGATCCAGGATCATGTCGAACGACTCAACAGGGATGAGGTGCAGGAGAGGGATTTCGTGGATGAGTTGCTTGATGTGGTTGACAAGCCTGAGAAGGACTTTTGCCTGACCATGAAGCAGATGAAGGCGATCTTGTGG GATATGTTTTCTGCTGGCGTCGAAGCATCCTTCACTGCCCTCGAGTGGGCCATGGCAGAGCTCGTTCGACACCCAGAGACCCTGAAGAAGCTACAGGATGAGGTGAGAGGATTAGCCGCAGGGAAAGACATGGTCAAAGAAGACGAGACGCACGATATGGTCTACCTGAAGGCGGTCCTCAAGGAAGTCCTACGGGTGCATCCTCCCACTCCATTGTTGCTTCCGCGAGAATCCATCGAGGACTGCCAGATCCAAGGCTACCACGTCCCCAAGAAAACAAGAGTTCTGATCAACGCGTGGGCAATCGGCAGAGACCCGAAACACTGGGACGCACCCGAAGAGTTCCGGCCCGAGAGGTTCATGAGCAGCGACCTGGACTTCAAAGGAAAGAACTTCGAGTTCACACCGTTCGGTTCAGGAAGAAGGATTTGCCCGGGAATGCAGCTCGCGGTGGCCACCTTGGAGGTCGCACTGGCAAACCTTGTTCATCAGTTTGACTGGGAGCTTCCCCTCGGCATGACCAGAGATGAGTTCGATATGACGGAGAGTCCCGGGCTAACAGCACGCAAGAAGGAGCCACTTCACCTGGTGGCAAAACCTTGGGGGCAAATACCATTAGAATAA
- the LOC135589234 gene encoding protein DMP7-like — MDDHDTCKVLIEGAGARSDPHDDDYDGADEPHLLYILNLILNGTARLNVLLPTATILAFTIFAPLLTDDGGNCSSLNRWLMTAFVASCAASCVFFTFTDSFRASFSSGRLYYGVATFRGIWAFNARRKGPQNPAAYRLTWSDLFHASLSLLAFLAFAASHGDVMGCYGVKLPRKVANTVPLVVGFVVSVSFVLFPSKRRGIGYPFLLQRDAVFVKG; from the coding sequence ATGGATGACCATGACACATGCAAGGTCCTCATCGAAGGTGCTGGTGCTCGCTCCGACCCACACGACGACGATTACGACGGCGCCGACGAGCCCCACCTTTTATACATCCTCAACCTGATCCTCAACGGCACCGCTCGCCTCAACGTCCTCCTCCCCACCGCCACCATCCTCGCGTTCACCATCTTCGCCCCGCTTCTCACCGACGACGGCGGCAACTGCAGCAGCCTCAACCGGTGGCTCATGACCGCCTTCGTCGCCTCTTGCGCCGCCTCCTGTGTCTTCTTCACGTTCACCGACAGCTTCCGAGCGTCGTTCTCGTCGGGGAGGCTGTACTACGGCGTCGCGACGTTCCGCGGCATCTGGGCGTTCAACGCGCGGCGCAAAGGCCCGCAGAATCCCGCGGCGTATCGCCTCACGTGGTCGGACCTCTTCCACGCGTCGCTCTCGCTGCTTGCATTCCTTGCCTTCGCAGCGTCTCACGGCGACGTGATGGGGTGCTATGGCGTGAAGCTGCCGAGGAAGGTCGCCAACACGGTTCCGTTGGTGGTTGGATTTGTGGTGAGCGTTTCCTTCGTGCTGTTTCCTTCCAAGAGGAGGGGAATCGGGTACCCTTTCTTGCTGCAGAGGGATGCAGTCTTCGTGAAGGGCTAA
- the LOC135588729 gene encoding ABC transporter G family member 5-like, translating into MKPQGCEIEAKGISYQISVPGRSHPLKKIWTREEEEQGGGALSHHPGPFGEVENAPANDKACEKFRVRFVLKNVSCRAKPSEILAIVGPSGAGKSTLLEILAGKITPPAPPTILINQRPVDKSDFRRISGYVTQQDTLFPLLTVRETLMFSARLRLGCGGDRGLSRSQLSARVESLLRELGLGRVADARVGDDARVRGISGGERRRVSIGVDVVHDPRILILDEPTSGLDSTSALQIVDMLKVMAETRGRTIILSIHQPGFRIVKLLGSVLLLADGAVIHHGTIDQLHSHLRSVSLELPHHANVLEFAIDSIETLRRSQSQHHQQQEPPANRAPPFQLPKKIVEGAEGKRDRCTLQQLFQQHKVVDEESLAGLDLDDLSYDYANSRLREIAILTHRFSKNVLRTKQLFACRTIQMLVSGLVLGSIFYHLMDENIRERVGLFAFILTFLLSCTTEALPIFLEEREILMKETSNGSYRVSSYVIANGLVFLPFLFVLAVLFSVPVYWLAGLRPSFSAFMYFLLLIWLILYTANSVVVCFSALAPNFIIGNSIIAGLMGTFFLFSGYFISKQWMPSYWVFMHYISLFKYPFEGFLINEFSGSDKCLANGFGVCLLRGDDVLREEGLRKECRWKNVMMMVCFILAYRFFSYLILRCRCRCVHKGGLRRALI; encoded by the coding sequence ATGAAGCCACAGGGCTGTGAGATAGAAGCCAAGGGCATCAGCTACCAGATCTCCGTCCCAGGGAGATCCCACCCTTTGAAGAAGATATGgactagagaagaagaagagcagggtGGTGGTGCGTTGAGCCACCACCCTGGGCCATTCGGTGAGGTGGAGAACGCGCCGGCGAATGACAAGGCCTGCGAGAAGTTTAGAGTGCGGTTTGTGCTGAAGAACGTCAGCTGCCGCGCCAAGCCGTCGGAGATCCTTGCGATCGTCGGGCCCAGCGGCGCCGGTAAGTCCACATTGCTCGAGATACTCGCGGGGAAGATAACCCCGCCGGCGCCGCCGACCATCCTGATCAACCAGCGGCCGGTGGATAAGTCCGACTTCCGCAGGATCTCTGGCTACGTCACGCAGCAGGACACCCTGTTTCCCCTGCTGACGGTGCGGGAGACACTCATGTTCAGCGCCCGCCTCCGCCTCGGCTGCGGCGGCGACCGCGGTCTCTCCCGTTCTCAGCTGAGCGCCCGGGTGGAGTCCCTCCTCCGGGAGCTTGGCCTGGGCCGCGTGGCTGACGCCCGTGTGGGTGACGATGCCCGAGTCAGGGGCATCTCCGGCGGCGAGCGCCGGAGGGTCTCCATCGGAGTTGACGTCGTCCACGACCCGCGAATACTCATCCTCGACGAGCCGACGTCGGGGCTCGATAGCACGTCGGCGCTGCAGATCGTCGACATGCTCAAGGTCATGGCCGAGACCCGAGGCCGCACCATCATCCTCAGCATCCACCAGCCAGGGTTCCGCATCGTCAAGCTCCTCGGCTCCGTCCTCCTCCTCGCCGACGGGGCCGTCATCCACCACGGTACGATCGACCAGCTCCACTCCCACCTCCGCTCCGTCAGCCTCGAGCTCCCCCACCACGCTAATGTCCTCGAGTTCGCCATCGACTCCATCGAGACCCTCCGCCGCTCGCAATCACAGCATCACCAGCAGCAAGAACCACCGGCGAACAGAGCGCCACCATTCCAATTGCCCAAGAAAATAGTCGAGGGAGCTGAAGGCAAGAGAGACAGGTGCACCCTGCAGCAACTCTTTCAGCAGCACAAGGTGGTCGACGAGGAATCGCTCGCCGGGCTCGACCTCGATGACCTGTCCTACGATTACGCCAACTCGAGGCTTCGGGAGATCGCCATCCTCACCCACCGCTTCTCGAAGAACGTACTACGGACCAAGCAACTGTTCGCATGCCGGACGATCCAAATGCTCGTCTCCGGCCTCGTCCTCGGCTCCATATTCTACCATCTCATGGACGAAAACATCAGAGAACGAGTGGGCCTCTTCGCCTTCATCTTAACATTCCTGCTCTCCTGCACCACAGAAGCTCTGCCGATCTTCCTTGAAGAAAGGGAGATCTTGATGAAGGAGACATCGAACGGGAGCTACCGAGTCTCCTCGTACGTGATAGCCAACGGGCTCGTCTTCCTTCCGTTCCTCTTCGTCCTCGCCGTACTCTTCTCGGTGCCGGTCTACTGGCTCGCAGGGCTCAGACCGAGCTTCTCGGCCTTCATGTACTTCTTGCTCTTGATATGGCTAATCCTGTACACCGCGAACTCGGTGGTGGTCTGTTTCAGCGCTCTCGCCCCCAACTTCATCATCGGCAACTCGATCATCGCGGGTCTCATGGgcaccttcttcctcttctccgggTACTTCATATCGAAGCAGTGGATGCCGAGCTACTGGGTGTTCATGCACTACATCTCCTTGTTCAAGTACCCATTCGAAGGATTCCTCATCAACGAGTTCTCCGGCTCCGACAAGTGCTTGGCGAATGGGTTCGGGGTGTGCCTGCTGAGAGGGGACGACGTGCTGAGGGAGGAAGGATTGAGGAAGGAGTGCAGGTGGAAGAACGTGATGATGATGGTGTGCTTCATCTTGGCTTACAGGTTCTTCTCCTACCTCATACTCAGGTGCAGGTGCCGGTGCGTGCACAAGGGTGGGCTGAGACGAGCCTTGATCTGA
- the LOC135588730 gene encoding stearoyl-[acyl-carrier-protein] 9-desaturase 1, chloroplastic-like, with protein MLLGFSNYHGHFDLHAGISTREKLLPPSTSHRSSPVPAMQASSLSLCRRLHCSSSPVGSRRFRVSAVAAPPLRRDAVQHSMPPEKVEVFRSLEGWATGALLPLLKPVEQCWQPTDFLPDSSRPMEEFEEEVRALRARTAELPDDYFVVLVGDMITEEALPTYQTMINTLDGVRDETGASGSPWAVWTRTWTAEENRHGDLLGKYLYLSGRVDMRMLEKTVQYLIGAGMDPGTENNPYLGFVYTSFQERATFVSHGNTARLAKERGDSVLARVCGSIAADEKRHENAYARIIEKLLELDPDGAVLAIADMMRKKITMPAHLMADGRDPRLFDHYSAVAQRLGVYTAADYTSIVEFLVERWRLEKMEAGLSGEGRRARDFVCGLPARMRRLQERAEDRAKAAEPRRVKFSWIFDREVTI; from the exons ATGCTGCTCGGTTTCTCCAATTACCATGGGCATTTCGATCTCCACGCTGGTATAAGCACACGCGAGAAGCTGCTTCCACCTTCCACCTCTCATCGTAGCTCCCCGGTGCCAGCCATGCAGGCCTCTTCGCTTTCTCTCTGTCGCCGCCTCCACTGCTCCTCCTCGCCCGTCGGTTCGAGGAGATTCCGGGTGTCGGCGGTAGCGGCGCCTCCGCTGCGGCGCGATGCGGTGCAGCACTCGATGCCGCCGGAGAAGGTGGAGGTGTTCCGGTCGCTGGAGGGGTGGGCAACCGGGgcgctgctgccgctgctgaaGCCGGTGGAGCAGTGCTGGCAGCCGACGGACTTCCTGCCAGATTCCTCCAGGCCGATGGAGGAGTTCGAGGAGGAGGTGCGGGCGCTGCGGGCCCGCACGGCGGAGCTGCCCGACGACTATTTCGTGGTGCTGGTGGGCGACATGATCACGGAGGAGGCGCTGCCGACGTACCAGACGATGATCAACACGCTCGACGGCGTGCGGGACGAGACGGGAGCGAGCGGGAGCCCGTGGGCGGTGTGGACGCGGACGTGGACCGCGGAGGAGAACCGCCACGGCGACCTCCTGGGCAAGTACCTCTACCTGTCCGGCCGCGTCGACATGCGCATGCTGGAGAAAACGGTGCAGTACCTCATCGGCGCAGGCATG GACCCAGGGACGGAGAACAACCCTTACCTCGGCTTCGTCTACACCTCCTTCCAGGAGCGCGCCACCTTCGTCTCCCACGGAAACACCGCCCGCCTCGCCAAGGAGCGCGGCGACTCCGTGCTCGCCCGCGTCTGCGGCTCCATCGCTGCCGACGAGAAGCGGCACGAGAACGCCTACGCGCGCATCATCGAGAAGCTGCTAGAGCTGGACCCGGACGGCGCCGTGCTCGCCATCGCCGACATGATGCGCAAGAAGATCACGATGCCGGCCCACCTCATGGCCGACGGCCGCGACCCGCGCCTGTTCGACCACTACTCGGCCGTGGCGCAGCGGCTCGGGGTCTACACGGCGGCCGACTACACGTCCATCGTCGAGTTCCTGGTGGAGCGGTGGAGGCTGGAGAAGATGGAGGCAGGGCTCAGCGGGGAGGGTCGCCGCGCGAGGGACTTCGTCTGCGGCCTGCCGGCGAGGATGCGGCGGCTACAAGAGCGGGCGGAGGATCGTGCCAAAGCGGCGGAGCCGAGGAGAGTAAAGTTCAGCTGGATCTTCGACAGGGAGGTGACCATATAA